CTGGCACGTCGCGCATTATTTCGTCGCGCTCGGCCTTCTGGTCGTGGCGGTGGCGACGTCGATCGTCATCATCCGCGGCCCGCTCGGCCTCGCCTTCCGCGCGCTGCGCGACAATCCGGGCTACGCCGTCTCGCGCGGCATCAGCCGCTTCAAGTACCAGCTCTGGATCTTCGCGGTCTCGGCCTTCCTGACGGGCGTCGCCGGCGGCTTCTACGCCGTGCAGTTCCGCGTCGTCGGCCCGACGGTGTTCTCGTTCCAGCTGCTCCTGTTCCTGATCGCGATGATCGTGGTCGGCGGGCTCGGCACCATCTGGGGACCGCTGCTCGGCGCCGCGGTGCTGATGCTGGCCGACGAGGGCATGAAGGAACTGTCCGACTACCGCAACATCGGCCTCGGCCTGCTGCTGGTGCTGTTCATCATCCTGCAGCCGGGTGGGCTAGTGAGGATGTTCTCGCGCAAGGCGAAGGCTCCCGCAGACACGCCACAGGCCTAGCCGCGGCGTCGCTGCGCCAGGCGAGCGGCGATACGCAGGAGTCGGGAGGGAGGCCGTCCGGGCCTCCGCCGGTAGCCGTACCGTCGGGGTACGGGGCCTATTGCAGCTCGCGCCTTACGATCGCCGCACCGTCGGCCATCGCCTTCATCTTGCCGAAGGCGACCTCGCGCGGCAGGTATTTCAGGCCGCAGTCCGGCGCGATCACGATCCGCGCCGCATCGACGTTCGGCAGCGCGCGGCGGATGCGCGCCGCCACGATCTCCGGCGTCTCGATCTCGTGCGTGGAGAGATCGAGCACGCCGAGGATGATCTTCTTGTCCGGCAGGGTCTTCAGCACCGAGGTGTCGAGGTTCGACTGCGCCGTCTCGATCGACACCGCCTTGCACGAGCAGCCCGAGAATTCCGGCAGGAAGGAATAGCCTTCCGGCCGATGGTGGATGATGGCGGCATAGCCGAAGCAGATGTGCACGGCCGTCTCGCCCTCGATCCCGTCCAGCGCCCGGTTCAGCGCGGCCAGCCCGTACTGCCGCGCCGGCTCCGGCCGCGCCTGCATGTAGGGCTCGTCGATCTGGACGATGTCGGCGCCCGCGGCGAAGAGGTCGCGGATCTCCGCGTTCACCGCCGCCGCGTAGTCGAGCGCCATCTCGGCCGGGTCGTCATAATAGTCGTTCTGCGCCTGCTGCGACATGGTGAAGGGGCCGGGCACGGTGATCTTGATCGTCCGGTCGGTGTTGGCCCGCAGGAACCTCACGTCGCCCGCCTCCACGGCATGGCGCCGCGCGATCTTGCCCACCACGCGCGGCACCGGGTTCGGGTGCCCGGAGCGGTCGAGCGCGGAACCGGGATTGTCGATGTCGACGCCGTCGAGCGCGGTGGCGAAGCGGTTCGAATAGCTCTCGCGCCGCATCTCGCCGTCGGTGATGATGTCGAGCCCGGCACGCTCCTGGTCGCGGATCGCAAGCAGCGTCGCGTCGTTCTGCGCCTCCTCCAGGAACTCCGGCGCGACGCGCCAGAGTTCGCGCGCCCGCACCCGCGGGGGAAAACGCCCGGCGAGTTTGCCGCGGTCGATCAGCCATTCGGGCTGGGCGTAGGAACCGACGAGCGACGTCGGCAGAAGCGGCAGAGTCCGGGCCATCGAAGTCCTCCCTTGCAAAGGCCGTGCCGGCGGCGCCTCCTCGCGCCGCCGGGTAGCGATCAGGCTCGGAAGAGATCCTGCTCCACGCCCGCCGCCGAGAAGAGATGGTCGCGGCTGGCCTCCAGCTCGCGCTTCAGCTTCGGCAGGTCGACGTCGAGCAGTTTTCCCTTCCACTTGCGCAGCTTGCCGGCCACCATGACGCTGTCGACGTTCGACCGCTCCATGAGGGTCACGACGGCACCCGGCACGTGGTTCAGCGGCGTCACGTTGATGGCGCCTGCGTCGAGCAGCACGATGTCGGCTTCCTTGCCCGGCGTCAACGACCCCGTGCGGGAACCGAGCTTCAGACCCTTCGCGCCCTCCAGCGTGGCGAAGCGGATCACGTCGCGCGAAGTCAGGAGCCGCGGCACGTCGGTGTCGCCGGCGAGCGCCTTCTCGTTGGCGAAGGCGCGCTGCAGGGTGAAGGCCGAGCGCATCTGGGTGAACGGATCGGCCGTCATGGTGCATTCGACGTCCGACGACAGCGACGGCTGCATGCCCAGGTCGAGCGCCTTCTGGATCGGCGGCATGCCGTGGCGCATCGCCATCTCGATCGGCACCGCGAGCGACACGTGGCTGCCCGCGTCCGCCGCCTTCTGCCAGGCCATGTCGGACATGCCGGTCATGTGGATGAAGATGTTGTCGGGGCCGAACATGCCGGCCTCCGCCATCTGGTCGAAGGTCGGGCGCATGCCGAAGGTCCCGACCACGTGCAGCGCGACCGGAATGCCGAGTTCGCGGCCGATCTTCCAGGACTCCTCGTAGCCCGGAATGTAGATCTCTCCACCCATGACCATCGTCAGCAGCTGGTCGTCGGAGGAGAAGTACTGCTCTTTCAGGCGGCGCGCGTCGGCCGGATACTTCGCCCGGTCGCCCCAGCCCTCGAAATAGCCGAAGACGGCGCGGCGCCCGGCGTCCTGCAGCGCCTTCACCACCGCGTCCGAATGCTCGGGCGAGTGGTGGATCTGCGAGACGTCCATCACCGTGGTCACGCCCGCGTCGAGCTGGGCGATGCCGCCGAACAGCTCGTTGATGTAGACGTCCTCCGGCCGGTAGACCATGGAGAACTTCTGCAGGATGTATTCGTAGTAGTTGATGGCGTTCTCGGGCTTGCCGTCGTTGACGAGAATGCCGTCCGCCAGGAAGCTCCGCAGCGCCGTCTCGAACTGGTGATGGTGGGTGTCGATGAAGCCCGGCATGACGATCATGCCGCTGGCGTCGATGATCTCCGCGTCCCCGGCGTCGAGGTTCGGGCCGATGCCTTCGATCCGCTTGCCGACCACCAGAACGTCGGCCTCGGCGAAGTCCCCTACCTCCGGGTCCATGCTCAGCACGTGGCCGCCCCGGATGAGGACGCGCCGCCCCTCCTCGCCGGTGCCTTGCGGCGTCTCCTGCGCGGACGCGACGCCGGTCGCCGCGAACACGCCTGCGGCCGCGGCGCCCGCCACCAGCGACGCCTTGAGGAAGTCGCGCCGCGACTCGCAGTCGACCGGCGGACGGCCCTGATCACACATCCTGCACATGTTCTCTCCTCCCGAGACGAAACCGTTTCAGTGGCAGGCGGCGCTTCTCCCCCTCGGGCTGGCGGTCCTGCGTCGAATTTTCGCTATGCGAAAATATTTTCGGAAAGTGTATGCCGCAGCGTGAACTTCTGTCAACGACCGTTTCGGCCGCGGTGATGGTTTGGATGACGCCGACTTCAGCGCGTGCCGATGATCGATTCCAGCACCGGGTAGCGCGACAGCGTATGCGCGAGGCGGGCGGCCGATGCCCGCAGCGGCTGGAGCCGCTTCTCGACGAGGTCCTCGGCGGTCACGAGGCCGGTATAGCCGGAGGTGTTGAGCGCGGCGATCGGACGGCCCGACGCGCCGCGGATCGGCACGGCGAGTGCCGTGATGCCGTAGTCGAGTTGGTCCGTCGAGGTCGAGTAGTTCTTCTCGCGCACCTCGAGGACGATGTCCTTCAGCGCCGCCTTGTCGACGACCGTCTTCTTGGTGAGCGCCACGGGCTCCACCTCGCGCAGGTAGCGATCGAAGGCGGCATCGGGAAGCCCCGCCAGAAGCACCCGGCCGAGCGAGGTGGCATGCGCGGGATAGCGCGCGCCGACGACGGCGGTCGGCCGCCGCGCCCGCTGCTCCGAATAGTGCGCGATGTAGAGCACGTCGTGGCCTTCGAGCGTCGCCACCGACGACGCGTCCCCGAAGGTCCCCACGAGATGACGCAGTTCCGGCTGCAGGATCTCGTCCACGCGCGCCGAGAAATAGAAGGCAGAGCCGAGGCTCATAACCTTCGGCCGCAGGTGGAAGCGCTTGTTGGTCTGGCCGACATAGCCCAGCGCCTGCAGCGTGATCAGGCTGCGCCGGGCGGCGGCGGGGCTGAGCCCCACGCGCCGCGCGACGTCGCTCAGCGTCATCTCGGGATGCTCGGAATCGAAGCTTTCGAGGATCGACAGCCCCTTGGCCAGCGCCTCGACGAACTCCGCCGGCCGGGCCGCGTCCGGATTGTCTTCGAGCATCGAATGTCTTCTCAGTCCCCGGGGGCCAGTACGAAGTCGAACTTCAGCATCGCGTCCGGCTTGCGTTCCAGAGGCAGGTCGCCTGCCATCTCTGCCTTGTAGGGCACGATCTTGGCAAGCAGCGACTTGCGGACACCGAAGACAGCGTCATTGTCGACATATTCGGTGTTCGCGAAGAAGACTTCCGTCGTGATCGACCGCATGCCGGGGGACCGGATCATGTAGTGCAGGTGCGCCGGACGCCAGGCATGCCGGTCGCCCGCCCTGAGCAGTTCGCCGACCGGGCCGTCATAGGGCACGGTGTACGGCTTGGGCAAGACGGTCGTATAGTAGTAGCGGCCCTGGTCGTCGGCCTCGAAGATGCCGCGCAGGTCGTACTTGTCCTGGCCGGCCTCCTGGATCGGATAGGTGCCCGACCCGTCGGCCTGCCAGGTGTCGACGATGGCGCCCGGCAGCGGATGGCCGAGCGAATCGCGCACGATGCCGTGGCACAGCACCGACACGCCCTCGCGCGGCCCGGCGAGATCGGCACCCAGCGCCTTGCGCGGCGCATTGTCGAGATAGAACGGCCCGAGATTGCTGCCCTCCGTCGCCCCGCCGCGCGTGTTGATCATGTCGACCAGCGCCGACAGCCCGAGCACGTCCGACAGCAGGATGAACTCGTGCCGCTCCGGCGTGGAGATCTTGCCGCAGTCGTAGAGGAAGGTCAGCATCCGCATCCATTCCTCGTGCGTCATGTTCGTTTCGCGCGCGAAGTCGTGCACGTGGTCGATCAGCGACCGCAGCAGGAACTCGAAGCGCGATCCCTCCTGCGTCCGGAAGCTCTTCTTCACGGCCTCGGTGATCGTGAACTGGTTGATGTCGGCCATCGGCGCTGGTCCTCCCCTCATCTTCGACGGACGCGCGGCGTCCGCAACGGGACGCCGGCACTTGACAGAAGCGTAAGGCCGCCCGTACTTTCCGACAAGAGAAAAAATTTTCGGAATGCGAAAAATCATCTGGGAGGCACGATGCGGATCGGCAAGCAGGAGGGCGCGTTCACCGCGATAGCGACCTCCGACGCGCATTCGATCACGGTGAGGGGGCATGACCTCTGCGCCGACCTGATCGGCAAGATCGATTTCACCGACTATTTCTGGCTTCTCGTTCTTGGACGCAGGCCGACCGACACCCAGCGCGCGGTTGCCGATGCCTGCATGGTGGCCATCGCCGAGCATGGGCTCGTGCCGAGCGTCCAGGCCGCGCGGATGACGCTGGCCGCCGCGCCCGAGGCCTGGCAGGGCGCCATGGCGGCGGGACTTCTCGGCATGGGCAGCGTGGTCGCCGGCAGTTCGGAGATCGCCGGGCGATACCTCGTCGAGGTGGTCGCGGACGCCCGCCGCGACGGCGTCGACCTGAACTCTGCCGCCCGCCGCAGCCTCGAAGGGCTGAAGGCGCAGCGCGCCAAGGTGCCGGGCCTCGGCCATCCGCAGCACAGCGCCGGCGACCCGCGCGCCAACGTGCTTCTCGCCTTCGCCGACGAACGCGGCGTCTCGGGCGACCACGTCGCCTGCCTGCGGGCGCTCGGCGCGGAGGCGCCGGGCATCATGAACCTGCCGCTGCCGATCAACGTCTCCGGCGCGATCCCGGCGCTGATGCTCGACGCCGGCTGGCCGATCGAGGCGATGAAAGGCATCCCGCTGCTCGCGCGCGCAGCAGGCCTCGTCGCGCATCTCTACGAGGAATCGCAGCGCTCCATCGGCTTCATCATGTCCCACAAGGCGGACCAGGCGATCGCCTACGACGGACCCGCCGCGCATGGGGCCGGTGGAAAGACCGCGTGAGGATCGCCCTATGACCAAGATACTCAAGGACATTCGCGTCATCGAGATGGGGACCTACATCACCGGGCCTGCGGCCGGGATGCATCTGGCCGATCTCGGTGCCGACGTCGTGAAGGTCGAGCGGCCGGACGGCGGCGACCCGTTCCGCGCCTTCAAGGGCGGTCTCTACTCGCCGCACTTCCAGACCTACAACCGCAACAAGCGCTCGATCGCCCTCGACACCGCGAAAGGCGGCGACCGCGCCGTCTTCCACGAGCTGATCGCGGGCGCGGACGTCTTCATCCAGAATTTCCGCCCCGGCGTCGCCGACCGTCTGGGCGCCGGCGCCGAGGAACTGCAGCGCATCAATCCGCGCCTCGTCTACTGCGCCATCACCGGTTTCGGCCAGACGGGACCGGCCCGCGACCGGCCGGCCTTCGACACGGTCGCGCAGGCCGCCAGCGGCTACCTGCGGCTTCTCACCCCGCCGACCAATCCCCGTGTCATCGGCCCGGCCATCGCCGATTCCGTGACCGGCCATTATGCCGCCCTCGGCATCGTGGCGGCCCTGCTGGAGCGGTCGACCACCGGCAAGGGGCGCCGGCTCGACATCTCGATGCTCGAGGCGATGTGCCACTTCAACCTCGATTCCTTTACCCACTACTTCTCGATGGGCGAAGTGATGGGGCCGCTGAGCCGGCCGATGGTCTCGCAATCCTACACCTTCCCCTGTTCGGACGAAAAATGGATCGCGATCCATCTGTCCTCGCCGCAGAAGTTCTGGGAGGGGCTCACCAAGTCGATCGGCCGCGAGGAACTGCGCTTCGACCCGCGTTTCGAGGACAGGCTCGACCGGATCCGGCACCAGCAGGATCTGATCGACATCATGACGCCGATCTTCGCCGGAAAGACCCGCGACGACTGGTGCGCGATCCTGCTCGCCAACGAGGTGCCCCACTCTCCCGCCTATGATTCCAACGAGGCGCTGGAGGATCCGCAGGCCCGCCATCTCCACATCGCGGTGGATGCCGAGCACCCGACGATGGGCGCCTTCAGGACCGTGCGTGCACCCTACAGCTTCGACGGTGAGCCGGATCTCGACGTCCTTCCGCCGCCCACGCTCGACGAGCATGGCGACGAGATCAGGGCCGAACTGTCACGGCGCAGGGCCGGCTGACGCCGGCGAAGGGGGGAGGAGACCATGGGCATACCCGTCGAAGGCGTGATGCAGGCCAGCAGCGCCATGCTGCAGAAACAGCTCTACGCCATCTTCACCCGTCCGACGGGTGCCATCGAGGCGATCCTGGCCGGGATGGAGGAGCATCTGGCCTTCCAGGTCTCGCTTGAGAAGGAGGGCATCCTCTATGCCGCCGGTCCGATGTGGTCCGACGACGAGAAGAGCTGGGACGGCGAGGGTCTCGTGGTGGTCCGCGCCGGCTCGCGCAGCGAGGCGATCGCCATAGCCGAGCGCGACCCGATGCATCGCAGCGGCGCGCGCGCATTCACGGTCAGGCCGTGGATGATCAACGAGGGAACGGTGACGGTCCGGCTCGACATGTCGAGCCAGACCTTTTCGATAGTCTAGGTTTCAAGGGAGGAAACGACATGAAGACGCTTACCGGACTGCTGCTTGCCGGCGCCATCGCCTTTCCGGGCGCCGCGTTCGCCCAGGAGACGATCAAACTCACGGTCGCCTCGAGCCACCCGCTCGTCATTCCGTGGGTCGGCATGATCAAGTCGCACTTCATGGCGGAGACCGACCGTCTCCTGGCCGAGAAGGGCAACTACAAGATCGAATGGCAGGAGGCCTTCGGCGGCCAGCTCTACAAGGCCAATGCCACGCTGACCTCCGTCGAGGAAGGCGTCACCGACATCGGCTGGGTGTTCTCCTTCCTGGAAGCCGCCAAGCTGCCGCTGAGCCAGGTGTCGAGCTACGCGCCCTTCGCCACCGCCAATCCGCCGGTCCAGCTGGCCGTGATGGGCGAACTGCTCGAGACCAATGAGTCCTTCAAGAAGGAGTGGGAGCAGTACAATCTCAAGGTTCTCGGCCTGACCGGCACCGACAGCTACGACGTCTACACCAAGAAGCCGATCGCCGGCCTGGCGGACCTGAACGGCATGAAGCTGTCGGCACCGGGCGTTCTCGCCAACTGGCTGCGCGGCACGGGCGCCAACGCGGTCGACGGGGCGCTGACCACCTTCTACACCGACATCCAGACCGGCGTCTCCGACGGCGTCCTGTCCCTGGCCCTCGGTGTGCTGCCGGCCAAGCTCTACGAGGTCGCGCCCTACATCACCCGCGTCGACATCGGCACGGCCTTCTCCGGCGCGGTGGCGATCAACCGCGACTCCTGGAACGATCTGCCCGAAGAAGTGCAGAACGCCATGGTCGCGGCCGGCAAGTTCTACACCGAGGCGCACGGCAAGGACCTGCTCGAGCGGCACGAGGCGGCCTTCGCCAAGATGCAGGAGATCGGCGCCGGCCAGAACCCGCCCGTCACCATCTCGCAGATGTCGGCGGCCGATCGTCAGGCCTGGGTCGACGGCCTGCCGGACATCGCCGGCGAATGGGCGGCCGATGCCGAAGCGCGCGGCCTGCCCGGCAAGGCCTTCCTGGCGGCCTACATGGAAGGCCTGCGTGCGCGCGGCGAAAAGCCCGCCCGCGACTGGGACAAGCAGTAAGTCGTCGACGACGGGGCGATCGCCATGGACGAGGGCAGGAACAAGGGAGGCGCCGCCGCCGGGCGGCGCCCGCCCTCCGCGGTCGCACGGCTCTGGGGCCGCTCGGTGGACGGCCTTGCGGCGCTGGGCACGGTGATGATCCTCGTGCTCATGGCCATGATCGCCTGCGACGTCGTCGCGCGGAACATGATGGGCGCGTCGCTGCCGCTGGTCTCCGAGCTCGGCGCGCTCACGCTCGTGATGATCGTCTATCTCCAGCTCGGCACGACCATCCGCAACGAGCGGCTGGCGCGGACCGACTTCTTCTTCACGCTCATGGAAGGGCGCAGTCCGCGCATGGCCGCTTTCGTCTCCGGCCTGTGGGACCTGTTCGGCATCGCCGTCTGCGCCGGGATCGCCTGGTCGACCTGGGGCATTCTCGCCAAGGATTTCGACCACGGCGAGTATATCGGCGTCACCGGCGTGGCCACTCTGCAGACCTGGCCCTTCCGGGCCCTGATCCTGATCGGTGCGGCCGTCGCCGCCGTTCAGTTCACCGTCCAGGCAGCGCGCTCCTTCGCGACCGCCGCACGCCGGCCGGGGGAACGGGCATGACCGGCATCGAGATCGGCATGATCTGCGTGGCAGCCCTGATCCTGCTGATCTCGCTCGGCATGCCGATCGGTATCGGCATGATCGTCGTCTCCTTCGCCGGCGTGACCCTGATCCGCAACGAGACCGTCGCCATGCGCATGATGGGATCGGTCGCCAACGACAGCCTGGAGGAATATCTCTTCGCGGTGGTGCCGCTGTTCGTGCTGATGGGGCTGCTCGTCACGGTATCCGGCGTCGGCAAGGACACGTTCGACCTCTTCGAGCGGCTGCTACGGCGCGTCCGCGCCGGGCTCGGCGTCGCGACCGTCTTCGCCAACGCCGTCTTCGCCTCCATCACCGGCATCTCGATCGCCTCCGCATCGGTCTTCTCGCGCGTTGCGGTGCCCGAGATGACCCGCCACGGCTACCGGCGCAGCTTCTCCACCGGCGTCGTCGCGGGCAGCTCGGTGCTCGGCATGCTCATCCCGCCGTCGCTGCTGATGATCGTCTATGCGGTGCTGGCGGAAGAATCGGTGGGGCGCATGTTCCTGGCCGGAATCGGGCCCGGCATCCTGCTCGCTTTGCTCTTCTCGGCCACCATCGTCATCATGGCGACCTTCCGGAAGGACAGCGTCTTCGAACGATCGCCCGACGTCGACGCCCCCGTGGCGGACGATCGTCCGCTGGGCGTCTTCGTCCTGTCGAAGGGAACGCCGATCATCGCGCTGGTGGCCCTGGTGCTGGGCGGGCTCTATGGCGGTTTTCTCAATCCGACCGAGGCCGGCGCCATCGGCGCGCTGGGGGCCCTCGTCATCGCGCTGGCGCGCCGGTCGCTCGGCGGCGGCAGGATGTGGTCGCTGCTGGTCGAGACCGGTCAGGTCACCGTCTCGGTGCTGTTCCTGATCATGGCCGCGACCTTCTTCTCGCGGATGCTGGCCATGTCCGGCCTGCCGGCGATGCTGGCGGAGACCCTGCTCGACAGTTCGATCGGGCCTTACGGCTTCCTGGTGATATTCATCGGCCTGATCATCCTGATGGGCTGCCTGATCGATTCCATCTCGATCATGCTGATCCTCTTGCCGATCGCGCTGCCGGTGGCGAAGGCGGCGGGATTCGACCTGATCTGGTTCGGCGTGCTGACCGTGGTCGCGGTCGAGATCGGCCTGCTGACACCCCCCTTCGGCCTGTCGGTCTACACCATCAAGTCGGCGATCGACGATCCGACGCTGAAGGTCGGCGAGATCTTCCGCGGCACGCTGCCCTTCGTCTTCGCCATGGTCGTGGCGCTCGCCATCCTCGTCGCCTTCCCGCCGATCTCGGTGTGGCTGGCCCGGCTGTGAGGGCTTCCGGGCGGCGCAGCCGCCCGGCTCCGATCATGGGCTGGTGTCAGCCGAACATGTCGGCCACGATGCCGTCGTACCAGCCGATCGATTCCTCGTAGGTCGCCTTGCGCAGCGCCGCGTCCTCGCCCGTCTGCGAGACGAAGCCTTCGACGGAGGCGATCCTGCCGTCCTTCGGCTCGTACTGCGCGCCGACCTTGACACCGTCGTCCGTGTCGATCAGCGACCAGCAGGTGTTAGCGTATTTCGCCGGGAAGGCCTTCGACCCGGTCAGGTCGGCCCGGATGATCATGGCCGCCACCTTGGCCTGGCTGTTGGCCGAGAAGCCGGACTTCGGCATGTCGCCGGCGATCGACGCATCGCCGATGACGAAGATCGCCTCGTCCATGGTCGAGCGCATCGAGGCCGCGTCGATCGGGCAGAAGCCGCTGTCGCCCGCGACGCCTGCCGCCGCGGCGATCGCGCCGGCCTTCTGGGCGGGGATGACGTTGAGAAGCGCGCCCGCGAAGGTGTCGAGGTCCGTTTCCACCGTGCCGGCCGCGACGTCCACGGACTTGATGCCGCCATGGACGTCGGGGCCGTACCATTCGACCATGCCGGGGTAGTGCCTGTCCCAGCCCTCCTGGAACAGGCCCTGCTTGGAGAACTTGTCCTTGGGGTCGATGACGAAGATCTTCGAATTCGCGAACCCCTTCGCTTTCAGCACATGCGCCATCATCGACACCCGTTCGTAGGGGCCGGGCGGGCAGCGATAGGGGTTGGGCGGAGCGATCATGACGATGGTCTGCCCGTCCGTCAGCGCATCGAGCCTGGCCTTCAGGAGTTCGGTCTGCGGCCCGGCCTTCCAGGCATGCGGCGCAATCTGCGCTGCCTCTTCGGAATAGCCAGGCACCGAGTCGTAGACGATGTCGATGCCGGGGGAGAGCACCAGCCGGTCGTAGGGCACGACGGCGCCGTCGGCCATGGTGACGGTCCTGGCCGCGCGGTCGACCGCCATCGCCATGCCGGTGATCTTGCGGACGCCATAGGCGGAGACGAGCGTGTCGTAGCCGTGGGTGATCGAGGCGAAGTCGCGGTAGCCGCCGAGATAGAGATTGGAGAAGAAGCAGGTCGTGAACGTGTCGCTGTCCTCGATCAGCGTCACGTCGATCGCGCCCTTCGAATCCTTCGCGACATATTTGGCCGCGGTCGCGCCGCCGGCGCCGCCGCCGACGATGACGACGCGCGGCTTGCCCTGCGCGCGCAGATAGGTGGGCAGGGCAAGCGACGCGACCCCCGCGCCCGCGAGCCGTCCGAAGCTCCGTCTCGAGATCGGGCCCGTTCTTGTCGTGCTCATGGTTTCCTCCCGGGTGAGCCGTTTCGGATCAGTCTTCCATGCCGGCGATGTAGACGGCCAATGCCGCGATCTCCTCGTCGGAGAGCCGGGCGGTCATCAGCTTCATGACGGGGTTTGGACGGGCGCCGAGCTTGTACTCGACCATCGCCTGCACGGCGTAGTCGAACGGCAGCCCGCGGATCGGCGGAATGCCGCTCGCGGCACCCGACGCCTGGTGGCAGGTCACGCACGCGCCGCCGAGATACTCCCCGTAGGCCGCATCGCCATTGATGGCGAGGACCCGCGTCACCGCGTGCTCGACCTCGAGCGCCAGCGCCGCATCGTCGGAAGCCCTCGCCGATGCAGGCAACGCCAGAACCGCGACGGCAGCGACGACGGTCGCGCGGCGCCAGGCCATCCGGGCGATGGCGCTGCCCGGCCGGGCCGGCATGCCGTGTCGGTTCACCAGGCGCTCCTCCCAAAGGCCCGGGCCGGCGGGATCGTCAGTCGATGCCGCCCCCGGATGCGTTCTCTTCGCCGCCGTCCTCCGGCGTCACGTCCAGCACGGCT
The nucleotide sequence above comes from Aquibium microcysteis. Encoded proteins:
- a CDS encoding branched-chain amino acid ABC transporter permease, whose protein sequence is MKRDILVGLVLVAAACALPFLFPGRYVVTQATLFFVWAVVVVQWNLVLGVGGIFSLAQMALFATGAYATAMMGFYWKVPMLAAIPLSGVVTVAVGMLIGLACLRLRGPYVALLTLAIAQVMYVLIVNDTACFTTTGGCMPLFGGVRGIGQFGDLGFRALMPKTWHVAHYFVALGLLVVAVATSIVIIRGPLGLAFRALRDNPGYAVSRGISRFKYQLWIFAVSAFLTGVAGGFYAVQFRVVGPTVFSFQLLLFLIAMIVVGGLGTIWGPLLGAAVLMLADEGMKELSDYRNIGLGLLLVLFIILQPGGLVRMFSRKAKAPADTPQA
- a CDS encoding uroporphyrinogen decarboxylase family protein, which codes for MARTLPLLPTSLVGSYAQPEWLIDRGKLAGRFPPRVRARELWRVAPEFLEEAQNDATLLAIRDQERAGLDIITDGEMRRESYSNRFATALDGVDIDNPGSALDRSGHPNPVPRVVGKIARRHAVEAGDVRFLRANTDRTIKITVPGPFTMSQQAQNDYYDDPAEMALDYAAAVNAEIRDLFAAGADIVQIDEPYMQARPEPARQYGLAALNRALDGIEGETAVHICFGYAAIIHHRPEGYSFLPEFSGCSCKAVSIETAQSNLDTSVLKTLPDKKIILGVLDLSTHEIETPEIVAARIRRALPNVDAARIVIAPDCGLKYLPREVAFGKMKAMADGAAIVRRELQ
- a CDS encoding amidohydrolase family protein, coding for MCRMCDQGRPPVDCESRRDFLKASLVAGAAAAGVFAATGVASAQETPQGTGEEGRRVLIRGGHVLSMDPEVGDFAEADVLVVGKRIEGIGPNLDAGDAEIIDASGMIVMPGFIDTHHHQFETALRSFLADGILVNDGKPENAINYYEYILQKFSMVYRPEDVYINELFGGIAQLDAGVTTVMDVSQIHHSPEHSDAVVKALQDAGRRAVFGYFEGWGDRAKYPADARRLKEQYFSSDDQLLTMVMGGEIYIPGYEESWKIGRELGIPVALHVVGTFGMRPTFDQMAEAGMFGPDNIFIHMTGMSDMAWQKAADAGSHVSLAVPIEMAMRHGMPPIQKALDLGMQPSLSSDVECTMTADPFTQMRSAFTLQRAFANEKALAGDTDVPRLLTSRDVIRFATLEGAKGLKLGSRTGSLTPGKEADIVLLDAGAINVTPLNHVPGAVVTLMERSNVDSVMVAGKLRKWKGKLLDVDLPKLKRELEASRDHLFSAAGVEQDLFRA
- a CDS encoding IclR family transcriptional regulator domain-containing protein — translated: MLEDNPDAARPAEFVEALAKGLSILESFDSEHPEMTLSDVARRVGLSPAAARRSLITLQALGYVGQTNKRFHLRPKVMSLGSAFYFSARVDEILQPELRHLVGTFGDASSVATLEGHDVLYIAHYSEQRARRPTAVVGARYPAHATSLGRVLLAGLPDAAFDRYLREVEPVALTKKTVVDKAALKDIVLEVREKNYSTSTDQLDYGITALAVPIRGASGRPIAALNTSGYTGLVTAEDLVEKRLQPLRASAARLAHTLSRYPVLESIIGTR
- a CDS encoding dioxygenase, coding for MADINQFTITEAVKKSFRTQEGSRFEFLLRSLIDHVHDFARETNMTHEEWMRMLTFLYDCGKISTPERHEFILLSDVLGLSALVDMINTRGGATEGSNLGPFYLDNAPRKALGADLAGPREGVSVLCHGIVRDSLGHPLPGAIVDTWQADGSGTYPIQEAGQDKYDLRGIFEADDQGRYYYTTVLPKPYTVPYDGPVGELLRAGDRHAWRPAHLHYMIRSPGMRSITTEVFFANTEYVDNDAVFGVRKSLLAKIVPYKAEMAGDLPLERKPDAMLKFDFVLAPGD
- a CDS encoding citryl-CoA lyase, producing the protein MRIGKQEGAFTAIATSDAHSITVRGHDLCADLIGKIDFTDYFWLLVLGRRPTDTQRAVADACMVAIAEHGLVPSVQAARMTLAAAPEAWQGAMAAGLLGMGSVVAGSSEIAGRYLVEVVADARRDGVDLNSAARRSLEGLKAQRAKVPGLGHPQHSAGDPRANVLLAFADERGVSGDHVACLRALGAEAPGIMNLPLPINVSGAIPALMLDAGWPIEAMKGIPLLARAAGLVAHLYEESQRSIGFIMSHKADQAIAYDGPAAHGAGGKTA
- a CDS encoding CaiB/BaiF CoA transferase family protein; translation: MTKILKDIRVIEMGTYITGPAAGMHLADLGADVVKVERPDGGDPFRAFKGGLYSPHFQTYNRNKRSIALDTAKGGDRAVFHELIAGADVFIQNFRPGVADRLGAGAEELQRINPRLVYCAITGFGQTGPARDRPAFDTVAQAASGYLRLLTPPTNPRVIGPAIADSVTGHYAALGIVAALLERSTTGKGRRLDISMLEAMCHFNLDSFTHYFSMGEVMGPLSRPMVSQSYTFPCSDEKWIAIHLSSPQKFWEGLTKSIGREELRFDPRFEDRLDRIRHQQDLIDIMTPIFAGKTRDDWCAILLANEVPHSPAYDSNEALEDPQARHLHIAVDAEHPTMGAFRTVRAPYSFDGEPDLDVLPPPTLDEHGDEIRAELSRRRAG
- a CDS encoding YciI family protein, yielding MGIPVEGVMQASSAMLQKQLYAIFTRPTGAIEAILAGMEEHLAFQVSLEKEGILYAAGPMWSDDEKSWDGEGLVVVRAGSRSEAIAIAERDPMHRSGARAFTVRPWMINEGTVTVRLDMSSQTFSIV
- a CDS encoding C4-dicarboxylate TRAP transporter substrate-binding protein, which produces MKTLTGLLLAGAIAFPGAAFAQETIKLTVASSHPLVIPWVGMIKSHFMAETDRLLAEKGNYKIEWQEAFGGQLYKANATLTSVEEGVTDIGWVFSFLEAAKLPLSQVSSYAPFATANPPVQLAVMGELLETNESFKKEWEQYNLKVLGLTGTDSYDVYTKKPIAGLADLNGMKLSAPGVLANWLRGTGANAVDGALTTFYTDIQTGVSDGVLSLALGVLPAKLYEVAPYITRVDIGTAFSGAVAINRDSWNDLPEEVQNAMVAAGKFYTEAHGKDLLERHEAAFAKMQEIGAGQNPPVTISQMSAADRQAWVDGLPDIAGEWAADAEARGLPGKAFLAAYMEGLRARGEKPARDWDKQ